A window of the Streptomyces sp. JB150 genome harbors these coding sequences:
- a CDS encoding beta-N-acetylhexosaminidase, translating into MEFVDLIPAPRAARWATPAREVFPLDEATVLHAEPGTGRVARWLRATVGAATGLPFAEGRGDGRGDGRADGRGGGHGHGRGIVLRVDPELAPEAYRLAVDGQGVRIDGGSAAGVFWGAQSFRQLLGPDAFRRAPVDPARRRWDVPMVVVEDAPRFGWRGLMLDVARHFMPKDGVLRCLDLMAAHKLNVFHFHLTDDQGWRIEIRKYPRLTEIGSWRTRTKFGHRASPLWEEKPHGGYYTQDDIREIVAYAAERHITVVPEIDVPGHSQAAIAAYPELGNTDVIDTTALSVWDSWGISPNVLAPTDNTLRFYEDVFEEVLELFPSRFIHVGGDECPKDQWRRSAAAQARIEELGLAGEDGLQAWFIGHFGRWLTARGRRLIGWDEILEGGLAEGAAVSSWRGYGGGVTAARAGHDVVMCPEQQVYLDHRQDAGADEPVPIGYVRTLEDVFRFEPVPAELTPEEARHVLGTQANVWTEVMEDTARVDYQVFPRLAAFAEVAWSALPAPPVRDFKDFERRMAAHYRRLDALGVAYRPPAGPRPWQRRPGVLGRPIDGPPPNR; encoded by the coding sequence ATGGAATTCGTGGATCTGATTCCGGCTCCGCGCGCGGCGCGGTGGGCGACGCCCGCGCGGGAGGTGTTCCCGCTGGACGAGGCGACCGTGCTGCACGCGGAGCCCGGCACCGGGCGGGTGGCGCGCTGGCTGCGGGCCACCGTGGGGGCCGCCACCGGGCTGCCGTTCGCCGAGGGCCGCGGTGACGGCCGCGGCGATGGTCGTGCCGACGGCCGCGGTGGCGGTCACGGACACGGCCGCGGCATCGTGCTGCGGGTGGACCCGGAGCTGGCGCCTGAGGCGTACCGGCTGGCCGTCGACGGGCAGGGGGTACGGATCGACGGCGGGAGCGCGGCCGGCGTCTTCTGGGGCGCGCAGTCCTTCCGTCAGCTGCTCGGCCCCGACGCCTTCCGGCGGGCACCGGTCGATCCGGCGCGGCGGCGGTGGGACGTCCCGATGGTGGTGGTCGAGGACGCCCCCCGCTTCGGCTGGCGCGGCCTCATGCTCGACGTCGCCCGGCACTTCATGCCGAAGGACGGAGTCCTGCGCTGCCTCGATCTGATGGCCGCGCACAAACTCAACGTCTTCCACTTCCACTTGACGGACGACCAGGGCTGGCGGATCGAGATCCGCAAGTACCCCCGCCTGACCGAGATCGGCTCCTGGCGGACGCGGACGAAATTCGGTCACCGCGCCTCACCGCTGTGGGAGGAGAAGCCGCACGGGGGCTACTACACCCAGGACGACATCCGGGAGATCGTCGCCTACGCCGCCGAGCGGCATATCACCGTCGTCCCGGAAATCGACGTACCGGGCCACTCGCAGGCCGCCATCGCGGCGTATCCGGAACTCGGGAACACCGATGTCATCGACACCACCGCCCTCTCCGTCTGGGACAGCTGGGGGATCTCTCCCAACGTACTCGCCCCCACCGACAACACCCTGCGCTTCTACGAGGACGTCTTCGAGGAAGTGCTGGAACTGTTCCCGTCGCGGTTCATTCACGTCGGCGGGGACGAATGCCCGAAGGACCAGTGGCGGCGGTCGGCCGCGGCACAGGCGCGGATCGAGGAACTCGGGCTGGCCGGCGAGGACGGTCTGCAGGCCTGGTTCATCGGCCACTTCGGCCGCTGGCTCACCGCGCGGGGGCGCCGTCTCATCGGCTGGGACGAGATCCTGGAGGGCGGTCTCGCCGAGGGCGCGGCCGTGTCGTCCTGGCGGGGCTACGGGGGCGGGGTGACGGCCGCCCGCGCGGGCCACGACGTCGTGATGTGCCCCGAGCAGCAGGTCTACCTCGACCACCGGCAGGACGCGGGAGCGGACGAGCCGGTCCCCATCGGCTACGTCCGCACCCTGGAGGACGTCTTCCGGTTCGAGCCGGTTCCCGCCGAGTTGACGCCCGAGGAGGCCCGGCACGTGCTCGGCACCCAGGCGAACGTGTGGACCGAGGTGATGGAGGACACCGCGCGGGTGGACTACCAGGTCTTCCCCCGGCTCGCCGCCTTCGCGGAGGTCGCCTGGAGCGCCCTGCCCGCCCCGCCGGTGCGGGACTTCAAGGACTTCGAGCGGCGGATGGCCGCCCACTACCGGCGGCTGGACGCCCTCGGCGTGGCCTACCGGCCACCCGCCGGACCGCGCCCGTGGCAGCGGCGGCCGGGCGTGCTCGGCCGCCCGATCGACGGCCCGCCCCCGAACCGGTAG
- a CDS encoding sugar ABC transporter permease — protein sequence MPSRSAVPWIYLAPALVVLGGLLVYPVYQLGLISLFEYTQAQVSGGEPATFQGFGNYAALFRDRQFWQVLLATVVFAGACVAGTLVVGCALAVLLTRVRALPRLVLMLAALGAWATPAVTGSTVWLLLFDPDFGPVNRVLGLGDHSWTYGRYSAFSLVLLEVVWCSFPFVMVTVYAGIRAVPSEVLEAAALDGASQWRIWRSVLVPLLRPILAIVTIQSVIWDFKVFTQIYVMTGGGGIAGQNLVLNVYAYQRAFASSEYGLGSAIGVVMLLILLAVTLAYLRLLRRQGEEL from the coding sequence ATGCCGTCGCGTTCCGCCGTCCCCTGGATCTATCTCGCCCCCGCTCTCGTCGTCCTCGGCGGGCTGCTCGTCTATCCCGTCTACCAGCTCGGGCTCATCTCGCTGTTCGAGTACACGCAGGCCCAGGTCAGCGGAGGGGAGCCGGCCACCTTCCAGGGCTTCGGCAACTACGCGGCTCTCTTCCGGGACCGGCAGTTCTGGCAGGTGCTGCTGGCGACCGTGGTGTTCGCGGGCGCCTGTGTGGCGGGCACCCTGGTGGTGGGCTGCGCGCTCGCGGTGCTGCTGACGCGGGTGCGCGCGCTGCCCCGGCTGGTGCTGATGCTGGCCGCGCTGGGGGCGTGGGCGACTCCGGCGGTCACCGGGTCGACGGTGTGGCTGCTGCTGTTCGACCCGGACTTCGGGCCGGTGAACCGGGTGCTGGGACTCGGTGACCACTCGTGGACGTACGGCCGGTACAGCGCCTTCTCGCTGGTGCTGCTCGAAGTGGTGTGGTGCTCCTTCCCGTTCGTGATGGTGACGGTGTACGCGGGCATCCGCGCGGTGCCGTCCGAGGTGCTGGAGGCCGCCGCGCTGGACGGGGCCTCGCAGTGGCGGATCTGGCGCTCGGTGCTCGTGCCCCTGCTCCGCCCGATCCTGGCGATCGTGACCATCCAGTCGGTCATCTGGGACTTCAAGGTCTTCACCCAGATCTACGTCATGACGGGCGGCGGCGGCATCGCCGGGCAGAACCTGGTGCTGAACGTCTACGCCTACCAGCGGGCGTTCGCGTCCTCCGAGTACGGCCTCGGCTCGGCGATCGGCGTGGTGATGCTGCTGATCCTGCTCGCCGTGACCCTCGCGTACCTGCGGCTGCTGCGCCGGCAGGGGGAGGAGCTGTGA
- a CDS encoding FAD binding domain-containing protein, translated as MTTHAPQAAQAVTLPATLDEAVAALTAMPAAVPVAGGTDLMTAVNSGQLRPAGLVGLGRISEIRGWQYLDGHALLGAGLTHARMGRPDFAALIPALAAAARAAGPPHIRNAGTLGGNIASAAPTGDALPVLAALEATLVIAGPGGARREIPVSHLLAGMDMLRGGELIGFVRVPLLHAPQVFLKATGRTGPGRAVASVALVLDPARRGVRCAVGAIAPMPLRPLEAEQWVAQLIDWDNDRAIVPEALHAFGEYVAAACIPDPAPAEDGSVTPLPPAVLHLRRTVAALARRALGRALS; from the coding sequence TTGACCACGCACGCACCGCAGGCGGCGCAGGCCGTCACCCTGCCCGCCACGCTCGACGAGGCCGTGGCGGCGCTCACCGCGATGCCCGCCGCGGTCCCGGTGGCGGGCGGCACCGACCTCATGACCGCCGTCAACTCCGGGCAGCTCAGGCCCGCCGGACTGGTCGGTCTGGGCCGGATCAGCGAGATCCGCGGCTGGCAGTACCTGGACGGCCACGCCCTGCTCGGCGCGGGCCTGACCCACGCGCGGATGGGCCGCCCCGACTTCGCCGCCCTCATCCCCGCGCTCGCCGCCGCCGCGCGCGCCGCCGGTCCGCCGCACATCCGCAACGCGGGCACCCTGGGCGGCAACATCGCCTCCGCCGCGCCCACCGGCGACGCGCTGCCGGTGCTGGCCGCCCTGGAGGCGACGCTGGTCATCGCCGGTCCGGGCGGCGCCCGCCGGGAGATCCCCGTGTCGCACCTGCTGGCCGGGATGGACATGCTGCGCGGCGGCGAACTCATCGGGTTCGTGCGCGTGCCGCTGCTGCACGCCCCGCAGGTCTTCCTCAAGGCGACCGGCCGCACCGGCCCCGGGCGGGCCGTCGCCTCCGTCGCCCTGGTCCTCGACCCCGCGCGGCGCGGCGTGCGCTGCGCGGTGGGCGCCATAGCACCGATGCCGCTGCGCCCCCTGGAGGCCGAGCAGTGGGTCGCCCAGCTGATCGACTGGGACAACGACCGCGCGATCGTGCCGGAGGCGCTGCACGCGTTCGGCGAGTACGTCGCCGCGGCCTGCATCCCCGACCCGGCCCCCGCCGAGGACGGCTCCGTGACACCGTTGCCGCCCGCCGTACTGCACTTGCGGCGCACCGTCGCCGCGCTGGCCCGACGAGCACTGGGGAGGGCGCTGTCGTGA
- a CDS encoding HU family DNA-binding protein — translation MNRSELVAALADRAEVTRKDADAVLAAFADVVGDIVSKGDEKVTIPGFLTFERTHRAARTARNPQTGEPIQIPAGYSVKVSAGSKLKEAAKGK, via the coding sequence ATGAACCGCAGTGAGCTGGTGGCCGCGCTGGCCGACCGCGCCGAGGTGACCCGCAAGGACGCCGACGCCGTGCTGGCCGCGTTCGCCGACGTCGTCGGCGACATCGTCTCCAAGGGGGACGAGAAGGTCACCATCCCCGGCTTCCTGACCTTCGAGCGCACCCACCGTGCCGCTCGCACCGCGCGCAACCCGCAGACCGGCGAGCCGATCCAGATCCCGGCCGGGTACAGCGTGAAGGTCTCCGCGGGCTCGAAGCTCAAGGAAGCGGCCAAGGGCAAGTAA
- the murA gene encoding UDP-N-acetylglucosamine 1-carboxyvinyltransferase, protein MTVNDDVLLVHGGTPLEGEIRVRGAKNLVPKAMVAALLGSAPSRLRNVPDIRDVRVVRGLLQLHGVTVRPGEEPGELVLDPTHVESANVADIDAHAGSSRIPILFCGPLLHRLGHAFIPGLGGCDIGGRPIDFHFDVLRQFGATIEKRADGQYLEAPQRLRGTKIRLPYPSVGATEQVLLTAVLAEGVTELSNAAVEPEIEDLICVLQKMGAIIAMDTDRTIRITGVDKLGGYTHRALPDRLEAASWASAALATEGDIYVRGAQQRSMMTFLNTYRKVGGAFEIDDEGIRFWHPGGQLKSIALETDVHPGFQTDWQQPLVVALTQATGLSIIHETVYESRLGFTSALNQMGAHIQLYRECLGGSDCRFGQRNFLHSAVVSGPTRLQGADLVIPDLRGGFSYLIAALAAQGTSRVHGIDLINRGYENFMEKLVELGAKVELPGKALG, encoded by the coding sequence ATGACCGTCAACGACGATGTCCTGCTTGTCCACGGCGGAACCCCGCTGGAGGGCGAGATCCGTGTCCGCGGCGCGAAGAACCTCGTGCCGAAGGCCATGGTCGCAGCGCTGCTGGGCAGCGCGCCGAGCCGCCTGCGCAACGTTCCGGACATCCGCGACGTGCGCGTGGTGCGCGGGCTGCTCCAGCTGCACGGGGTGACGGTCCGTCCGGGCGAGGAGCCGGGCGAGCTGGTCCTCGACCCGACCCACGTCGAGAGCGCCAACGTGGCGGACATCGACGCGCACGCGGGCTCGAGCCGCATCCCGATCCTGTTCTGCGGGCCGCTGCTGCACCGCCTCGGTCACGCCTTCATCCCGGGCCTCGGCGGCTGCGACATCGGCGGCCGGCCCATCGACTTCCACTTCGACGTGCTGCGGCAGTTCGGCGCGACCATCGAGAAGCGCGCCGACGGCCAGTACCTGGAGGCCCCGCAGCGGCTGCGCGGCACCAAGATCCGGCTGCCCTACCCCTCGGTCGGCGCCACCGAGCAGGTCCTGCTCACGGCGGTGCTCGCCGAGGGCGTGACGGAGCTCTCGAACGCGGCCGTCGAGCCGGAGATCGAGGACCTGATCTGCGTCCTGCAGAAGATGGGCGCCATCATCGCGATGGACACCGACCGCACGATCCGCATCACCGGTGTGGACAAGCTGGGCGGCTACACCCACCGCGCCCTGCCGGACCGCCTGGAGGCCGCCTCCTGGGCGTCCGCGGCGCTGGCGACCGAGGGTGACATCTACGTCCGCGGCGCCCAGCAGCGCTCGATGATGACGTTCCTGAACACCTACCGGAAGGTGGGCGGCGCCTTCGAGATCGACGACGAGGGCATCCGCTTCTGGCACCCGGGCGGGCAGTTGAAGTCCATCGCCCTGGAGACGGACGTGCACCCCGGCTTCCAGACCGACTGGCAGCAGCCCCTCGTGGTGGCCCTCACGCAGGCCACGGGCCTGTCCATCATCCACGAGACGGTCTACGAGTCCCGCCTCGGCTTCACCTCGGCCCTGAACCAGATGGGCGCCCACATCCAGCTGTACCGCGAGTGCCTCGGCGGCTCCGACTGCCGCTTCGGCCAGCGCAACTTCCTGCACTCCGCGGTCGTCTCCGGCCCGACCCGCCTCCAGGGCGCCGACCTGGTCATCCCCGACCTGCGCGGCGGCTTCTCGTACCTCATCGCGGCCCTGGCGGCCCAGGGCACGTCCCGGGTCCACGGCATCGACCTGATCAACCGCGGCTACGAGAACTTCATGGAGAAGCTCGTGGAGCTGGGCGCGAAGGTGGAGCTGCCGGGCAAGGCCCTCGGCTAG
- a CDS encoding carbohydrate ABC transporter permease: MNGVRGLVRRPWRLAAEAAALLVAAVVAFPLYWMVLSAVRPAGEIESSEPRPWTLAPSLASFRRVFGQQEFGRYFLNSALVAVTVVIVSGLIAFLAATAVTRFRFRFRTTLLIMFLVAQMVPVEALTIPLFFLMRDAGQLNTLGSLVLPHIAFSLPFAIWMLRGFVKAVPQALEEAAYIDGASRARFLWQILFPLVFPGLVATSVFSFISAWNDFLFAKSFIISDTSRSTLPMALLVFYKPEDPDWGGVMAASTVMTIPVLVFFVLVQRRLVSGLGGAVKD, encoded by the coding sequence GTGAACGGCGTGAGAGGTCTCGTACGGCGTCCCTGGCGGCTGGCCGCCGAGGCGGCCGCGCTGCTGGTGGCGGCCGTGGTGGCGTTCCCGCTGTACTGGATGGTGCTGAGCGCCGTCCGGCCGGCCGGGGAGATCGAGTCGAGCGAGCCTCGGCCCTGGACGCTCGCGCCCTCGCTCGCGTCCTTCCGGCGCGTCTTCGGGCAGCAGGAATTCGGCCGTTACTTCCTCAACAGCGCGCTCGTCGCGGTCACCGTGGTGATCGTCTCGGGCCTGATCGCCTTTCTCGCGGCGACCGCCGTGACGCGATTCCGGTTCCGCTTCCGGACCACCCTGCTGATCATGTTTCTGGTGGCCCAGATGGTGCCCGTGGAGGCGCTCACGATCCCCTTGTTCTTCCTCATGCGGGACGCCGGTCAGCTGAACACGCTCGGGTCGCTGGTCCTGCCGCACATCGCCTTCTCGCTGCCGTTCGCGATCTGGATGCTGCGGGGGTTCGTGAAGGCGGTTCCGCAGGCGCTGGAGGAGGCCGCGTACATCGACGGGGCGAGCCGGGCGCGCTTTCTGTGGCAGATCCTTTTCCCGCTGGTCTTCCCCGGCCTGGTGGCCACCAGCGTGTTCTCCTTCATCTCGGCCTGGAACGACTTCCTGTTCGCCAAGTCGTTCATCATCAGCGACACCTCCCGGTCGACGCTGCCGATGGCCCTGCTGGTCTTCTACAAACCGGAGGATCCGGACTGGGGCGGCGTGATGGCCGCGTCCACCGTGATGACGATTCCGGTGCTGGTGTTCTTCGTACTCGTACAGCGACGGCTGGTCTCCGGGCTGGGCGGAGCGGTAAAGGACTGA
- a CDS encoding extracellular solute-binding protein, translating into MKHPARLAVLLAVLAATACAPQTSDTSAPGKDDKTGTLRVWLFQEAGNRPKERVVDAVVERFEKDHEGTEVSVEYIPVETRAQRVKAAFNDPASAPDVIEYGNTDTAGYVRDGGLADVSEEFAAWREAADTDPTARQSVTVDGRVYGAPFFVGARALYYRTDVFADLGLEVPRTLDELARTAQRIRAARPDLYGLVVGGAYTYGALPFVWAHGGELAVRRGDTYTAALDSPAARRGIAAYTALFGDDNCPAAKCAGMGGNDTVTAFAAGKAGMAIGGDFSRAAVEAGAVKGKYAVVPLPGVKAGQVAPAFAGGNNIGVLRGTGHRTLAVDLMKRLASKDTQGRLFDAMGFLPTFTDVRQQVAAEEPAVRPFVRTLAAGTKFVPVSPAWASIDSAQVLPTMFQEIVSGRKDVAAAARDAARKMDDAFGAAG; encoded by the coding sequence ATGAAGCACCCCGCCCGGCTGGCCGTACTCCTCGCCGTCCTGGCCGCCACCGCCTGCGCCCCCCAGACCTCGGACACCTCCGCCCCCGGCAAAGACGACAAGACCGGCACCCTGCGGGTCTGGCTCTTCCAGGAGGCCGGCAACCGGCCCAAGGAACGGGTCGTCGACGCGGTCGTGGAGCGCTTCGAGAAGGACCACGAGGGCACCGAGGTGTCCGTCGAGTACATCCCCGTCGAGACCCGTGCCCAGCGCGTCAAGGCCGCCTTCAACGACCCCGCGTCCGCGCCGGACGTCATCGAGTACGGCAACACCGACACCGCCGGTTACGTCCGCGACGGCGGTCTCGCCGACGTCAGCGAGGAGTTCGCCGCCTGGCGCGAGGCCGCCGACACCGACCCGACCGCCCGGCAGTCGGTGACGGTCGACGGCCGGGTCTACGGCGCCCCGTTCTTCGTCGGCGCCCGCGCCCTGTACTACCGCACGGACGTCTTCGCCGACCTCGGCCTGGAAGTACCGCGCACCCTGGACGAGTTGGCGCGCACGGCACAACGGATCCGGGCCGCCCGCCCCGACCTGTACGGGCTCGTCGTGGGCGGCGCCTACACCTACGGCGCGCTGCCGTTCGTCTGGGCGCACGGCGGCGAACTCGCCGTCCGCCGGGGCGACACGTACACCGCCGCCCTCGACAGCCCCGCCGCGCGGCGCGGCATCGCGGCGTACACCGCGCTCTTCGGCGACGACAACTGCCCCGCCGCCAAGTGCGCCGGCATGGGCGGCAACGACACGGTCACCGCCTTCGCGGCCGGCAAGGCCGGCATGGCGATCGGCGGCGACTTCAGCCGCGCGGCCGTCGAGGCGGGCGCCGTCAAGGGCAAGTACGCCGTCGTACCGCTCCCAGGGGTGAAAGCCGGACAGGTCGCGCCCGCGTTCGCCGGCGGCAACAACATCGGCGTGCTGCGCGGCACCGGGCACCGCACCCTCGCCGTCGACCTGATGAAGCGGCTCGCGTCCAAGGACACCCAGGGCCGGCTCTTCGACGCGATGGGCTTCCTGCCGACCTTCACCGACGTACGGCAGCAGGTGGCGGCCGAGGAGCCGGCCGTGCGGCCCTTCGTGCGGACCCTGGCCGCCGGGACGAAGTTCGTGCCCGTCTCGCCCGCGTGGGCGTCGATCGACTCCGCGCAGGTGCTGCCGACGATGTTCCAGGAGATCGTCAGCGGGCGGAAGGACGTGGCCGCCGCGGCGAGGGACGCGGCGAGGAAGATGGACGACGCGTTCGGCGCCGCCGGGTGA
- a CDS encoding YqgE/AlgH family protein: MTEVSSLTGRLLVATPALADPNFDRAVVLLLDHDEEGSLGVVLNRPTPVGVGDILEGWADLAGEPGVVFQGGPVSLDSALGVAVVPGVAPGEADPLGWRRVYGAIGLVDLEAPPELLASALGSLRIFAGYAGWGPGQLEDELVDGAWYVVESEPGDVSSPAPERLWREVLRRQRNELAMVATYPDDPSLN, translated from the coding sequence ATGACCGAGGTGTCCTCGCTCACAGGGCGGCTGCTCGTGGCCACGCCCGCCCTGGCGGACCCGAACTTCGACCGCGCGGTGGTGCTCCTTCTCGACCACGACGAGGAGGGTTCCCTCGGTGTCGTCCTCAACCGTCCGACGCCGGTGGGGGTGGGCGACATCCTGGAGGGCTGGGCGGACCTGGCCGGCGAGCCCGGCGTGGTCTTCCAGGGCGGCCCGGTGTCACTGGACTCGGCCCTCGGGGTCGCCGTCGTCCCGGGCGTCGCGCCCGGGGAGGCCGACCCGCTGGGCTGGCGCCGGGTCTACGGCGCGATCGGCCTCGTCGATCTGGAGGCCCCGCCGGAGCTGCTCGCCTCGGCCCTCGGCTCGCTGCGGATCTTCGCCGGGTACGCCGGCTGGGGGCCCGGCCAGCTGGAGGACGAGCTGGTCGACGGCGCCTGGTACGTGGTGGAGTCGGAGCCCGGTGACGTCTCCTCGCCGGCCCCGGAGAGGCTCTGGCGGGAGGTGCTGCGCCGGCAGCGCAACGAGCTGGCGATGGTGGCCACGTATCCCGACGACCCTTCGCTCAACTGA
- a CDS encoding NAD-dependent malic enzyme: MATAPSVSYSMTIRLEVPASGTAVSQLTTAVESSGGSVTGLDVTASGHEKLRIDVTIAASSTAHADEIVGKLRTIEGVTLGKVSDRTFLMHLGGKIEMASKHPIRNRDDLSMVYTPGVARVCMAIAENPEDARRLTIKRNSVAVVTDGSAVLGLGNIGPKAALPVMEGKAALFKRFAGIDAWPICLDTQDTDAIVEIVQAIAPGFAGINLEDISAPRCFEIEARLREALDIPVFHDDQHGTAIVVLAALTNALRVVGKGVGDVRVVMSGAGAAGTAILKLLIAAGVKHAVVADIHGVVHAGREDLVDAAPDSALRWIADNTNPEGITGTLKEAVRGADVFIGVSAPNVLDGDDVAAMADDAIVFALANPDPEVDPAIARQTAAVVATGRSDFPNQINNVLVFPGVFRGLLDAQSRTVNTEMMLAAAKALADVVTEDELNPNYIVPSVFNDKVAGAVAGAVREAARAAGVTA; encoded by the coding sequence ATGGCAACGGCGCCCAGCGTCTCCTACTCGATGACCATCCGGCTGGAGGTGCCCGCGAGCGGAACCGCCGTCTCGCAGCTCACCACCGCGGTGGAGTCCTCCGGAGGCTCGGTGACCGGCCTCGACGTCACCGCGTCCGGCCACGAGAAGCTCCGTATCGACGTCACCATCGCGGCCAGCTCGACCGCGCACGCCGACGAGATCGTGGGCAAGCTCCGCACCATCGAGGGCGTCACCCTCGGCAAGGTCTCCGACCGTACGTTCCTGATGCACCTCGGCGGCAAGATCGAGATGGCGTCGAAGCACCCCATCCGCAACCGTGACGACCTCTCCATGGTCTACACGCCCGGCGTGGCCCGCGTCTGCATGGCCATCGCCGAGAACCCCGAGGACGCGCGGCGGCTGACGATCAAGCGCAACTCCGTTGCGGTCGTGACGGACGGCTCCGCCGTGCTGGGCCTCGGCAACATCGGCCCCAAGGCCGCGCTGCCGGTCATGGAGGGCAAGGCGGCCCTGTTCAAGCGGTTCGCCGGCATCGACGCCTGGCCGATCTGCCTCGACACCCAGGACACCGACGCCATCGTCGAGATCGTCCAGGCCATCGCCCCCGGCTTCGCCGGCATCAACCTGGAGGACATCTCCGCGCCCCGCTGCTTCGAGATCGAGGCCCGGCTGCGCGAGGCCCTCGACATCCCCGTCTTCCACGACGACCAGCACGGCACCGCCATCGTCGTCCTGGCCGCCCTCACCAACGCACTGCGCGTGGTCGGCAAGGGAGTTGGCGACGTGCGCGTGGTCATGTCCGGCGCCGGCGCGGCCGGTACGGCCATCCTCAAGCTGCTCATCGCCGCCGGCGTCAAGCACGCCGTCGTCGCCGACATCCACGGCGTGGTGCACGCCGGCCGCGAGGACCTGGTCGACGCCGCCCCCGACTCGGCGCTGCGCTGGATCGCCGACAACACCAACCCCGAGGGCATCACCGGCACCCTCAAGGAGGCCGTGCGCGGCGCCGACGTCTTCATCGGCGTCTCCGCCCCGAACGTCCTCGACGGCGACGACGTGGCCGCCATGGCCGACGACGCCATCGTGTTCGCGCTCGCGAACCCCGATCCCGAGGTCGACCCGGCAATCGCCCGTCAGACGGCCGCAGTTGTGGCCACCGGCCGCTCCGACTTCCCGAACCAGATCAACAACGTGCTGGTCTTCCCGGGCGTCTTCCGCGGCCTGCTGGACGCCCAGTCCCGCACGGTCAACACCGAGATGATGCTCGCCGCCGCGAAGGCTCTCGCCGACGTCGTCACCGAGGACGAGCTGAACCCGAACTACATCGTCCCGTCCGTCTTCAACGACAAGGTCGCGGGCGCCGTGGCCGGTGCCGTGCGCGAGGCGGCGAGGGCGGCCGGAGTGACCGCCTGA
- a CDS encoding DUF3039 domain-containing protein, with translation MSTLEPERGTGTGTLVEPTPQVSHGDGDHERFAHYVQKDKIMASALDGTPVVALCGKVWVPGRDPKKYPVCPLCKEIYESMGAGGDDKGKGDK, from the coding sequence ATGAGCACTCTCGAGCCCGAGCGCGGGACTGGTACGGGGACCCTCGTAGAGCCGACGCCGCAGGTGTCCCATGGCGACGGTGACCACGAGCGCTTCGCCCACTACGTCCAGAAGGACAAGATCATGGCGAGCGCCCTCGACGGCACTCCCGTCGTGGCGCTCTGCGGCAAGGTCTGGGTGCCGGGCCGCGACCCGAAGAAGTACCCCGTGTGCCCCCTGTGCAAGGAGATCTACGAGTCCATGGGCGCCGGCGGTGACGACAAGGGCAAGGGCGACAAGTAA